A stretch of the Pangasianodon hypophthalmus isolate fPanHyp1 chromosome 28, fPanHyp1.pri, whole genome shotgun sequence genome encodes the following:
- the scpp5 gene encoding secretory calcium-binding phosphoprotein 5 — translation MWSAVFCLSFISAVSAAPLSKFYSFLPHYGNPMPSGPSNQAANDMFSPSHLQAGMTAPISMEILLPPRFPGTAAGGQGSGTGTNSMFPGVPSHLQPGVNAPISIELFHPGFQGAAAGGQGSGTAFIKYSLPKAPGRKSVEIYYPYNFGQGEVLPNMVPQIPNIFPFSYPPQTGPQQQPPRQAAPPQGNDQPFVFNYPPQQQPARANDPQQQVQQDPQVPAGQP, via the exons ATGTGGAGCGCCGTGTTCTGCCTCTCCTTCATCTCAGCGGTCTCTGCTGCACCG CTCTCCAAATTCTACAGTTTCCTGCCGCATTATGGAAACCCGATGCCATCAGGACCGTCCAACCAG GCTGCGAACGACATGTTCTCGCCATCACATCTCCAAGCTGGAATGACCGCGCCCATCAGCATGGAGATT TTGCTTCCACCAAGATTCCCGGGAACCGCAGCAGGAGGACAAGGATCTGGAACT GGGACGAACAGCATGTTCCCTGGTGTGCCATCGCATCTTCAGCCTGGAGTCAACGCTCCCATCAGCATAGAG ctgtTTCATCCGGGTTTCCAGGGAGCTGCAGCAGGAGGACAAGGATCTGGAACT GCTTTTATTAAGTACTCTCTCCCCAAGGCTCCTGGCAGAAAGAGTGTAGAAATT taTTATCCCTACAACTTCGGACAGGGCGAG gtGCTGCCAAACATGGTGCCGCAAATCCCCAAT ATTTTCCCCTTCAGTTACCCGCCACAGACTGGCCCTCAGCAGCAGCCACCCAGG CAGGCCGCTCCTCCGCAAGGCAACGATCAGCCCTTCGTCTTCAACTATCCACCCCAGCAGCAGCCAGCCAGG GCTAATGATCCTCAACAGCAGGTTCAACAGGACCCGCAAGTCCCAGCAGGCCAG CCGTAA